CTGTTCAGACCCGCATCGAACGGCTGGAAACCACAGGTGCTATTGCTGGCTATACGATCCGCCGCGGTGCAAAAGGACGCGCGGCCTTGCGTGCGACTGTGCTCATATCGATAGAGCCGCGTTCAGGACCAGCTGTGCTTGCCCGTCTCAAAGCGCTATCAGGTGTCGAGCAAGTGCATACAACCTCTGGCCGATGGGATTTGATCGCTCTTCTGAGCGCCCCAACAACAGAAGCATTGGATGACACTCTGGATGACATTGGCGCCGCAAAGGGCGTCCGTAGCTCCGAAAGCCTCATTCATCTCAG
This genomic window from Lentibacter algarum contains:
- a CDS encoding Lrp/AsnC family transcriptional regulator; the encoded protein is MKSDEVDAKLVALLAENARTPVATLARRLGLARTTVQTRIERLETTGAIAGYTIRRGAKGRAALRATVLISIEPRSGPAVLARLKALSGVEQVHTTSGRWDLIALLSAPTTEALDDTLDDIGAAKGVRSSESLIHLSTKIDRS